NNNNNNNNNNNNNNNNNNNNNNNNNNNNNNNNNNNNNNNNNNNNNNNNNNNNNNNNNNNNNNNNNNNNNNNNNNNNNNNNNNNNNNNNNNNNNNNNNNNNNNNNNNNNNNNNNNNNNNNNNNNNNNNNNNNNNNNNNNNNNNNNNNNNNNNNNNNNNNNNNNNNNNNNNNNNNNNNNNNNNNNNNNNNNNNNNNNNNNNNNNNNNNNNNNNNNNNNNNNNNNNNNNNNNNNNNNNNNNNNNNNNNNNNNNNNNNNNNNNNNNNNNNNNNNNNNNNNNNNNNNNNNNNNNNNNNNNNNNNNNNNNNNNNNNNNNNNNNNNNNNNNNNNNNNNNNNNNNNNNNNNNNNNNNNNNNNNNNNNNNNNNNNNNNNNNNNNNNNNNNNNNNNNNNNNNNNNNNNNNNNNNNNNNNNNNNNNNNNNNNNNNNNNNNNNNNNNNNNNNNNNNNNNNNNNNNNNNNNNNNNNNNNNNNNNNNNNNNNNNNNNNNNNNNNNNNNNNNNNNNNNNNNNNNNNNNNNNNNNNNNNNNNNNNNNNNNNNNNNNNNNNNNNNNNNNNNNNNNNNNNNNNNNNNNNNNNNNNNNNNNNNNNNNNNNNNNNNNNNNNNNNNNNNNNNNNNNNNNNNNNNNNNNNNNNNNNNNNNNNNNNNNNNNNNNNNNNNNNNNNNNNNNNNNNNNNNNNNNNNNNNNNNNNNNNNNNNNNNNNNNNNNNNNNNNNNNNNNNNNNNNNNNNNNNNNNNNNNNNNNNNNNNNNNNNNNNNNNNNNNNNNNNNNNNNNNNNNNNNNNNNNNNNNNNNNNNNNNNNNNNNNNNNNNNNNNNNNNNNNNNNNNNNNNNNNNNNNNNNNNNNNNNNNNNNNNNNNNNNNNNNNNNNNNNNNNNNNNNNNNNNNNNNAGAGTAAATTGAAGATAGAGCATACAAAGATAGAAACACTCAGCACCATCTACAATCTGaacatttccttttctttaaacaatttccaaaaatgaaataaaataaataaataaaacaaatgtaAGTACAGAAGAGAGAATCCAGAGCATCAATATGGTGAAAGCTCCCTTCCACCTTACAATGAAAGGGAGTTGAAGTGACAGGTGGCAGAAGTGCAGGGGAAGGGTCCCACGCGGTGTTCAGATGAAGAGATAGGACGACACCGTTTTGATATTGGAAACACAGTACTACGAAAACGACGTCGTCCGGAAGGAACTTTCGTGTTTCAATGTAAGAAAATCCTTCCCGTTTCCCATTGGAAAGCAATCGTCCAACCACTTTGTAAAAagctttattaatttttgcaaaatttatattatttattaatatttaatttgatttgatttgatttgagatGTGACTTGTGAGTGAGTAGAGAGCTATGAGTGTGCACCACACCCAACAGCTaagactaaaaaaaacaaaaaaaaaaaggatgcTTTTTGGTAATCCCAATGTCAAAAGTTCGAGATTTTATTAGTTGAGATTCTAAAGGAAATAATAGAGAATGAAATGGTTGAATTCCAAATTTGACTTTAAATCTCTTTCCAAAGTGTTTTTGgcattaaaattgaatttaaccAAATTCTAAAAGATGAAGGCTACAAAAAACGAACCAGAAATCCACGAAAGGCCGCCTGGATTTTGATGGCGGCCCACTCAGCCTCGTGAAAGGCATGGGCGGGCGTCATGGTGGGCACGGACCGTCCACTATTAGTGAGCTTGACGACGGCAGCTGCGGCATGGGCGGCGGCGACGGCGGCTTCGGCAACTGCAGCGGAGGCGGCAGCGATGGCGACGGCATGGTGGTCGGGATTGGAGGCGGTGGAGTCATGGTGACGGGGCTTGGTGTTGTCCTTGTAGGATTTGGCGAAGTGGCATTTGGGGTTGAGCTTATTGGAATTAGGATTGTTGGGTGTATGTGGGTGGGGTTTTTTGAGACCGAGGAGGCTGCGGAACCATTTGAAGGCTTTGCCCATTAGAGGCTTTAAGGGGTGTGGGTTATGGTAATGGTTTGGGC
This sequence is a window from Cucurbita pepo subsp. pepo cultivar mu-cu-16 unplaced genomic scaffold, ASM280686v2 Cp4.1_scaffold000313, whole genome shotgun sequence. Protein-coding genes within it:
- the LOC111784959 gene encoding uncharacterized protein LOC111784959 is translated as MGKAFKWFRSLLGLKKPHPHTPNNPNSNKLNPKCHFAKSYKDNTKPRHHDSTASNPDHHAVAIAAASAAVAEAAVAAAHAAAAVVKLTNSGRSVPTMTPAHAFHEAEWAAIKIQAAFRGFLVRFL